One Salvelinus sp. IW2-2015 linkage group LG4q.2, ASM291031v2, whole genome shotgun sequence DNA window includes the following coding sequences:
- the LOC111963331 gene encoding reticulon-1-A isoform X3 yields MQATADGTKKECSWSSWKGQAMDLLSWRNVKQSGALFGSVLLLLFSLTQFSVVSVGAYLALAALSATISFRIYKSVLQAVQKTDEGHPFKSYLEVEISLSQDQIGKYADKALLYANTCMKELRRLFLVQDLIDSLKFAVLMWLLTYVGALFNGLTLLILAVVSMFSMPIVYEKNQAQIDQYVGLIRTQVNSVVGKIQAKIPGAKRKEE; encoded by the exons CCATGGACCTGCTCTCCTGGAGGAACGTGaagcagtctggagctctgtTTGGCAGCGTGCTCCTGCTGCTCTTCTCTCTGACCCAGTTCAGTGTGGTCAGTGTGGGAGCCTACTTAGCCCTGGCTGCCCTCTCTGCCACCATCAGCTTCAGGATCTACAAGTCTGTGCTTCAGGCCGTGCAGAAGACCGATGAAGGGCACCCATTCAA ATCTTATCTGGAGGTGGAGATCTCTCTGTCCCAGGATCAGATCGGTAAATATGCTGACAAGGCTCTGCTCTACGCCAACACCTGTATGAAGGAGCTCCGTAGGCTGTTCCTGGTCCAGGACCTCATCGACTCACTGAAG TTTGCTGTCCTGATGTGGCTGCTGACCTATGTGGGCGCTCTCTTCAATGGCCTGACTCTGCTTATTCTGG CCGTGGTGTCCATGTTCAGCATGCCCATTGTCTATGAGAAAAACCAG GCACAGATTGACCAATATGTGGGACTAATACGGACCCAAGTGAACTCTGTGGTGGGGAA GATCCAGGCGAAGATCCCTGGGGCCAAGCGAAAGGAAGAGTAG